GTAATTATTCTGCATGCTTCTTCTATATCATTAAATATCCAACGCTTCTCATAAAGCTCTTTTGCCCCAAAAAAATTGTGTATCACAGGTTTTATTCCTCTTGCCATTGCTTCCATAATATTATAGGGATGTCCTTCATGAATACTTGTAGAAAGTACATAGTTTTTATCTCTCCACCATTCTTCCATATCGTCTACCCACCCATAAAAGATTACATTATTCTTTAACCCCATTTCTTCAACCATATATTTTAAGTACAACTCGTATCTGCTATCTTGAAAATCTCCTGCAATATGAATTTTGTAATGTTTATCAATTTCTGTTAGCTTTTTAATCACCTGAAGTATCATAGCAGGATTTTTCTTATGACTTATATGTGCTACCCACGCTATGTTGTATCCTTTACTTCTTTCCATGAAAGGTATCTTTTCTAAATCGATTCCATTGTAAATTATTTTACTATCTATTTTTCCTGCAAGACTTGGAAATGTCATTTTCAAAATTTCTCGAATATGCGGAGCTACAAAAATTATTTTGTTCACGTTATTCCAATTTATTTTTAAAGGAAAATTGGTAAACACTTCGTAACTATGTAATCTCACGAGAACTTTTTTTTTCAACAATTCCTGGATAATTTGTTCCTATCACTGCTGCTTCGTTGGCCCACTCAAACCATACTATATCAGCCCAGTCTATACTTGCCTTTATTTCCTTATCGTTCCTCACTGCCCACCGTTGGATCCAATATTCATCTGATAAACCTTTGATCATATCATCTATGAAGTTATCAAGCCCCATTAAACATATTATCGCAAGTCTTTTTTGCTTCTCTGCTTTTTCTATCCGACTCTTTAATTTTTTCAGTTTCGCATGCAAAGCTTCTAAATTTTCTGCTGGAGCGTATGATAATGCTTCGTTTATATGCTCAGCTGCTTTGTCGAAAAAACCCTCAAACATGTAAGTTTCAGCCAGTATATCATGCACCATCCATTCCTTAGGTGAAACGTCGAGAAGTTTCAACGCATACTCTTTAGCCTTAGGGTATTTTTCAATTTGTAGAAACATTTCTGCAAGGTTAAAAAGTGCATCCAAATTTTGTGGGTCAAGCGATAATGCTTTTTTAAAGTTTAATATCGCTTTGTTTTTTCTGCTTGTACTGTAATAAGCAAGACCAAGTGCGTTATATTAATAAGGCGTTTTCGCTTTTCCATCAAGAAGTTCTATAATTTTTTTGTATTCTCCGTTTGCTAAAAATTTCTTAATATTCACTCTACCCCTCCCAACGTTATTGCACATTCAACATAACAACATACATTTTTTCTTTAAATCGAACCATATGACTATCTCTAATCTCTACAACACTCGCCGCTCTCTCCAGCCTCATTTCATTTTTTGTAATATGTTTGATTTATTAACAGCTGCTCATCTGGTACATCTTTTAAAACCTTTGCAGGAACACCTGCCACTATCTTTTTTGCAGGAACATTTTTTGTAACTACAGAACCAGCTGCTACAAGTGCATCTTCTTCGACAATCACACCTGGGAGTATTGTTGCATTAGCCCCTATTCTTGCTCCCTTTCTTATAATCGGCCCTTTAAAAAATTTCTTTCTTTTTTCCGTTCTACCAAGAAAATTATCATTTGTAAAAGTAACCTCCGGAGCTATAAAACAGTAATCTTCTACTACTGATAAAGCAGTAATATACGCCTCTGTTTCTATTTTTACATATTTTCCTATACGAGTTTTATTTTCAATGGTTACTCCTCGACCTATTATAGTCTTTTTACCTATTCTCACCTCTTCTCGTATACTAGCCAAATCCCCAACAAAAACAAAATCCTCAAGAATAGCTCCTTTATAAATAACACAGTTTGCACCTATCGTCACAAAGTTACCAATTTTTAACGGTTTTAGCTCCTTATCCTCAGTAGTGGCTGAAGTAGATGCTTTAAATGGCTTTTTTCCAAGAACTGTGTTATCTGATATCACAGATCCACTTCCAATAATAGTTCCAGAATGAATTACCACATTATGTCCTATAATAACATTATCACCTATCACAGCATCTTTTTCTATAACCACATTGTGGCCAAATGTCACATTTTTTCCAATAATTGCATCTTTGGATATGCACATCTTTTATTCCTCCTTTCTATTTATATTGTTTCATTATAACAAACCAAAATCCTATAAACTCGGATAAGTTGGCAAGATTAGAGAGGTTGGAGAGTGTTGGGGCTTTTTTGTCATTCTGAGCGCGTATGCGCGAAGAATCTTATATTTTTACTAACTTTCTAACTTATCCAACACTATCCAATCTATCTAATCTCGCTAACACTCGCTATCTAAGATTCTTAACTTTGTTCAGAATGACAGAAATAAAAAGATAAGATCCCTCGACTACGCTCGGGATGACATCTTGAGGAGTGAAGCAACGAAGGGGATGTCATCCTGAGGAACGAAGTGACGAAGGATCTTATACACTCGAAAAACCATCCAAGATTCTTCGCACGTATTGCTCAGAATGACAAAAAAACACTAACTTCGCTAATCTTGCCAACCTTTCCAACTCTCTTTTTTATTTCTCTATTTTTAAAAAAGATTAATCAAATCATTTAAACTAAACAATAGGATATTTCCACTAACCTTTGAAAAATTAACAACTTCATCTGTAAAACCATTTTTTGAAAAAAATACGTAAAATTTGTTTTTAAAATCAAACAAGACACTTTTGTCTATCATCTTTTTTACAATAGTCATATCAACCAAACCATTTTTCCATTTGCATTCTCCAAAAAGGATATTTTCTTTATCATAAGCAACTATATCTATTTCCTCTTTTTGCTTTTTTATAGGATTATTTCCCCACCATTTTCCTATTCTTTCAAAAACAAATGGTAATTTTCCATTTTTATTCATCTTTTTTAGATATTCAAAGGCTATATCCTCAAATACACCCCCCAAGTAATCATTTATAAACGGTTTAATCTTTTTTTCTAACACGGTATCCAACAATCCTTGCTCAATTAATTCCCTATTTTCAAAGACAAATCTGTACCAAAATCTGAAAAAATTGTCTTTAATTTTAAAAATGCTGCTTCTTCCAGTTTTGCCTATTGGTTCTGGTTTGATTTTTTCAACTATTTTCAAATTAATTAGCGTATCTATATATTTCGAAACCTTGGCATTATTAACTTTTATTTTTGTAGCAATTTCATTTAATTTTGTTCTTCCAGTCGCAAGTGCTTCTAAAATAGAATTGTACAACATTGGCTCTCTTAACTCTTCACGCAATAAAAATCTTGGCTCTTCGTATAAATAAGACAACTTATTTAAAATTTTTTGTTTTACATTTTCAAAAACATCCAAATTTTCATCAAAAGTTATTAGATATTGAGGTGTTCCACCTAAAATCCCATACACACTAACTTGACGTTTCAAATCATACTTTAGAAAGAACTTTTTACTATCAAAAAAATCAAATGTTGTGATTTCAAATTGTGCGGTTCTCCTACCATACAATGGACTTTCATATCCTAAAACCTCTTTTTCCATAAAACTAACATACGAACCACAGATAATCAAAAATAATTTAGTATTTTTTAAATGATGATCTATCAATTTTTGTAAAATCGATGGTATACTTTTGTTGGAATTCACAAGATATTGAAACTCATCTATTACCACAACCAGCCTTTTTTCCTTTGACCTTTCACCTAAAAAATTAAATGCCTCTTCCCATGTTCTAAAACTACTTAAACCATTTAAATGAAAATATGAAAAAACTTCTTTTGAAAACTTCTCTAAAGATATACTGTCTACAGATTCATCAGCTACATAAAAAATACAAGGTTTTTCCTTGCAAAACTCTAAAAGTAAAGTAGTTTTTCCAACTCGTCTTCGACCATATACAACAACAAATTGAAATTTATCATCTTTGTATAATTCATTCAAACTTTTCAGTTCTCTTTCTCTGCCTATGAACACATTGTCACCCCATCTATATACTTATAAGTTACTAACTTATAAGTAAGTAACTTGTGAGTTAGTAATATTATACCATAAAATAACATCAAAAATACAAATAAAAATTAAAACTCCTACTTTGTCATTCTGAGCATATGCGAAAGGTATGCCATCCTGAGGAACAAAGCGTCGAATGGGATGTCATCCTGAACGCATGTGAAGGATCTTATACATTCGAAAAATCATTCAAGATTCTTCGTCACTTCGTTCCTCAGAATGACAAAAAGCTCCAACTCTCTCCAACCTTTCCAACCTTGCTAATCTCGCTAATTCTTATAGGAATTGTCATTTGTTTTTTTGTCACAACTGTCACAATTTGTAGACAGTTGTCACATAAGTCACAATTTGTGCTATAATATCTTTGAACGGTAAATAAGTTTTTCAATGGCGGTGAGATAGTGAATGAAAATGAAATAAGAGAAATCCTTCAAGCGCTTTATGATACTCCCTTATCTTCAAAAAATCTGCTTGTTAATAGGGATGAAGAAATAAACTCCCTTAATGCCATATGTTTTTATCAACCAAAAGGGGTGTATGGTCTCTGCGGTGAGACTGGTGGGGGAAAAACAACAATACTGAACTTTATCGAACCTGGTGTGGGAAAAAGAGTTTACGTAAGGCTTACAGAAAAAGAAAGTAAAGAAATAATAATTGGTGATATGCTGTACAAACTTGCCAAAGAGATAGAAAAGCATGAAGAAAAAGGCAAGCTTTTAACTACTGCAAAAAAATCAATAGAGTTTATTATTGAGGAAAGAAGCGAGACCAGGTCTATAGGAGCAAGTGGGGGAATTTTTGTTAGTGGAAACTTCTCAAAAACTACTACTCACACAAGAAAATTTAATATCTATCATGCTTATGAGTTGTTAGATGATATTCTCAACTTATTAATTGAGAAATATAACAGAATAATATTACTTATAGACGAACTTGACAAAGAAAAAAAAGAAGAAGTACTAATAATTTTAGATTCATTAAAAAACATATTCGATAAACAGGGATTGATAGTAATACTATCTCTCCCATTTGCTATATATAGAGAATATGCAAAAGACAGATTAAGATGGAACGAATCTGGTAATCTGGAAAATATTTTAAAAGACACTTATTTTTTAGAACCTCTTAGCAATGAACAAATACAAGAAGTAATCTTAAAAAGGCTAAGAAAATATCCTGACTTTTTAGATAGCGATGCTTTATACGAAATAGCAAGATATAGTGATGGAAACCCAAGGGATGCTTTATGGATCTCTCAGCAAATAGTTTTAAACAACCTTCACAAGAAAAGAATAACAGGCAATATCGCTGTAAAAACCATTAAAAAAATCACAAAAAAATATTTTGAAAATTCATTACAACTTACAGACCTTCAAGAGGCAGTGCTAAACACCATAACCCAATATGGCAACAGAAATATAATTGTGAAAAAGCTGGAGGAAAAGGGTATAAAAAGACAAACAGCGTATACCTATATAAATCGTCTAAAAGAAAATGGATTAATCATTGAAAGGAATGGACAACTAAAAGTTTCCGGTAAAATATTTTATATAATATCCAAGTAGTATTCAAATAATCTGTCACAACTGTCACAATTTGTAGACAATTGTCACATAAGTCACAGATAAAATTCTTCACCCGCTTGCTACTCAAAAAGACAAAAAGCCTCTTAGATTCCTCACCCTTGCAGGTTCGGAATGACAAAAAAGGATCTTACACATTCGAAAAACAATTCAAGATTCTTCGCACATATCGCTCAGAATGACAAAAAACACCAACACTATCCAACCTCTCTAACCTCTCCAACGCTCTCCAATCTTGCCAACCTTTCCAATCCTCGTATCCCACTAATCTTGTTAATTATAACAGTAAGAATGCTATAATATATTTAGTAGAAAAAGTTAAAAAATTGATAAAGGAGGTCTCAAATGTGAATAGGCAAAAAATTTTAGAAAAACTCAAAAAACATAAAAAAGCTCTTGAAAATTTTGGAGTAAAGAAAATAGGAATTTTTGGTTCATATGCAAGAAATGAAGCAACAAAAAAAGTGATGTAGATATAATTATAGAATTTGAAGAAGGGAAAGCAACCTTTGACAATGTTGCTGGTGTTGTAGATTTCCTTGAAGAGTTATTAGAAGCTCCTGTTAACTTACTCACACCGGCAGGTATAGAATCTATTATGAATTTTTAAAACAAAGCTATCCAAATGCAAAAATAGATGCTAATTATGGTTTAAAAGAAAAATAATTTATAGCATCTAAGGAGGATAATATGATTAAAGCAAATATGTCTCTTATCCTTAAAATGTTAATTCTCATTCTTGTTTTTGTAGACATTTTTGGATTTTTTTCATCTAAAGTCTTTGAACTTTATTTTTCTATTCTTGGTATAATACTAATTTTAATTTCTCACTAAACAACAACAAATTGCCTAACAATAGCATATTATTTCTCTCAATGCTTGTATGGTTACCCATTGGTTTAAAAGCAAATTTTGATTTATTCGGGTTAGCAGCACCATTTTTGTTTTCCAACTTAACTTTAATATTAAGTGGAAAAAAGGAAAAAATAATATGAGGGCTTTTTGCCATAGTTTTATTCTTTGAGATGGTTACATTATATATACAAATCTCAACATCTTTACTTTATTTATTCATAGGCATAATTGCTCCTATAACATGAGAAAATTGTGAATAAAAATTTAGCAAAGATAAAAACCATTCGATGATTGTCTAATGGCCTATTTTTTATTTTTTCTCCAGATATATAAGTTATATGACCTTTTTACCGAAATTTTTATTTTTTATCTCTAAAATATTTTCAAAATATCACTTAGCTTTTTTTGAATAATAGATTCTTTCATCAGAACTCATGTGTTCTTATAAGAAATAACATCTTTCACATTTAAAATAGTCTAAAGATATTCTATATCTCTGGAATATGGACCGTAAAGATATTGTGCGGAAGGAAAATCATGAATTATATGATCTTACAAAAGAAAGTTTCTGTTATTTTACTTTATTGATTTCTTCAACTTTGCAAACTAAATTTTTTAATTTATTAATCTTATGACTTTATAACATAAACACTCTTTCAAAAAATTATGTGATAGAATAATTATGTACTTATAAAAAAGGAGTGTATAATTATGGATGAAAAATTAATATTTATAAGTGGTTCTATTTCAATTAAATACTTACCAGAAGATGTTACCAAAGAATTAGATAAAATAATTGAAAATAAATATCACGTATTAGTTGGAGATGCAAAAGGTGTTGATTCTCTTGTTCAAAAATACTTTAAAGAGAAAAATTATAAAAATGTATCGGTAGTCACAGTATGCGGAAAACCTAGAAATTTGTTGGATAAAGACTTTAAAGTAATTAATGTGGATGTACCAGAAAATTATGGAAGTAATAAAAGAGAATTATTTATGGTAAAAGATAAATGGATGGCAGAAAAGGCAAATTACTTTTTAGTTATATGGGATGGGAAATCCAAAGGAAGTTTTAATAATATTATTAATGGTATCAGACAAAACAAAGATGTAAATGTTTATCTGTTACCAGAAAAAAAATTTGTATCTAAAGAAAATATAAAAGAAGAATTTATTAGAGATATTTACATTAAAAATGAAGGATATACTGTGAAAGAAATATACGAAATTCTAAAAAAAGAATTTAATATTAAAAACAAAAATGAAATAGTGGACAAAATGGAAGAACTAGAAATAATTAAAAAGGAAAAAAATAAAATTGTGCCAAATGAAAAATATAAAAATTACATTAAAGTTAAAAACTACAAGGGATACAAAACATACAAATATTTACCCAATATTCTAGAGATTTTAAGAGCAAGCTTTAAAAACAAGGAGAGTAAAACACAACCAAATAAAAACAAGCATAAAAATGAAACATATGATAATGCGCCTTTATTTAAATGTATTAATAATAGTAGTAAATAGGTTATAAAAAAATAAGAATATCCTTTTAATTGAGAGACAATGGCAGGGGGATAGGAATGAATGAATATGAAATCAAAATAATAACTAAAAACAATGTTCCTGTTAATGTAGATAACCCAATTTTGAAATACGAAAAAGATAAAAATCGAAAAAACAATTTTTTGCGCGTTGAAATTAAAAAAGGTATTTATAAAATTGGAATTGGAATAATATTAGATTTCTACAACAAATTCACTATAACGTCTTCTCAATATACTCATGTAATGGAAAAAACTAATATTGGAAAGAAGGTCTATAAATTAAAATATTATAAAAATCCTCCTTTAGATAAGAATATTAGGGAGAAATACATTAAAGAATTTTCTGAAACTTTTAAAAATTTTATTAAAAAATCAAAAAAACAAAATTTGGTTATAACATACGTTCCATCATCATCAGTAATTCCAAAAGAAATAGCGTTAATGCTTGGAAATTTAACAAATACAAATGTAGAAGAAATTATTACCATCAATAATAATGATGTAACAATGAAAGATTCTAAAGATATAGAGCAAGCAATAAAAAATGCTAAGAAAAAATATAAAATAAATTCCAATTTAGTTGACAAAAATACGTGTTATATAATAATAGATGATATAATGGGGACTGGAGCTAGTATAATAACTATTTTAGAAAAGTTGTATGAAATTACAGGAAAGTATAACGTTTTTTTATTCTGGCAAAGGATGCGAAAAGATGAACATACTTAAAAATAGCATAAATTATCATACTGTAAAAAACAAACTAGACTGTATGAAAACAACTCAGCATGCTTTAAATATTACATCAGATTTAAGTTATACATACAAAAAAATCAATCATTATCAATATTTTGATGCTTCTAATAACTTAGTATGACAGAATTATTCTTTTTAAAATTTATCACAAAATTCTATCTCTCTTCCTGTTTTATATATAAACTTCATCAAATAATACTCAGACACATAATTGTTGACATGTCTCCTCTCCAATCTTTCCAACATCTCTAACACTCTCTAACCCCGCTAACTCTTACAGGGATAGTCATTTGTTTTTTGTCACACCTGTCAAATTTGTAGACAGTTATCACATAAGCTTATATTATAATAAATCAAAACAGCATATATCCTTTAAATGGTGGTATTATAGTGAAAAAATTCTTTAAGCGCTTTATGATACACCTTTATCTTTCAAAGACCTACTTAAGGTTAAACTTTAAACACTTCTATACCTCTAAAATGATTAACTCTAACGACTAATTCAGGATTATATCCTCCATTTAATTTTCTCTCCAAACCTTAATCACTATGATTGTTTTAAAAGCCATCAACAAACCTCACTGTTGCAACTGCTCCGTTCATTTTAAGATAAACCACACCATCTGAAACTTTTAATTTTTCTATATCGCGTTCCCTTGCGTTGCAAAGGTATGCTTCTTTGAAATCAAAATTTGGTATTATCTTTAAAACCTCATTCACACCAAAAGGAGCATAAAATCTTGCAATTATTCCATTTCCTTTAGAAGCTCTCTTTACAGAAACTGTTAAAACCTTATTGGGGAACACTCTTATCAAAAAAT
This DNA window, taken from Thermosipho affectus, encodes the following:
- a CDS encoding P-loop NTPase fold protein; protein product: MNENEIREILQALYDTPLSSKNLLVNRDEEINSLNAICFYQPKGVYGLCGETGGGKTTILNFIEPGVGKRVYVRLTEKESKEIIIGDMLYKLAKEIEKHEEKGKLLTTAKKSIEFIIEERSETRSIGASGGIFVSGNFSKTTTHTRKFNIYHAYELLDDILNLLIEKYNRIILLIDELDKEKKEEVLIILDSLKNIFDKQGLIVILSLPFAIYREYAKDRLRWNESGNLENILKDTYFLEPLSNEQIQEVILKRLRKYPDFLDSDALYEIARYSDGNPRDALWISQQIVLNNLHKKRITGNIAVKTIKKITKKYFENSLQLTDLQEAVLNTITQYGNRNIIVKKLEEKGIKRQTAYTYINRLKENGLIIERNGQLKVSGKIFYIISK
- a CDS encoding ATP-binding protein; the protein is MFIGRERELKSLNELYKDDKFQFVVVYGRRRVGKTTLLLEFCKEKPCIFYVADESVDSISLEKFSKEVFSYFHLNGLSSFRTWEEAFNFLGERSKEKRLVVVIDEFQYLVNSNKSIPSILQKLIDHHLKNTKLFLIICGSYVSFMEKEVLGYESPLYGRRTAQFEITTFDFFDSKKFFLKYDLKRQVSVYGILGGTPQYLITFDENLDVFENVKQKILNKLSYLYEEPRFLLREELREPMLYNSILEALATGRTKLNEIATKIKVNNAKVSKYIDTLINLKIVEKIKPEPIGKTGRSSIFKIKDNFFRFWYRFVFENRELIEQGLLDTVLEKKIKPFINDYLGGVFEDIAFEYLKKMNKNGKLPFVFERIGKWWGNNPIKKQKEEIDIVAYDKENILFGECKWKNGLVDMTIVKKMIDKSVLFDFKNKFYVFFSKNGFTDEVVNFSKVSGNILLFSLNDLINLF
- a CDS encoding glycosyltransferase translates to MNKIIFVAPHIREILKMTFPSLAGKIDSKIIYNGIDLEKIPFMERSKGYNIAWVAHISHKKNPAMILQVIKKLTEIDKHYKIHIAGDFQDSRYELYLKYMVEEMGLKNNVIFYGWVDDMEEWWRDKNYVLSTSIHEGHPYNIMEAMARGIKPVIHNFFGAKELYEKRWIFNDIEEACRIITENNYNSIYYRQYVTNRKWTFKDQINAVKKVLSDILADEESFEKKINNT
- a CDS encoding acyltransferase → MCISKDAIIGKNVTFGHNVVIEKDAVIGDNVIIGHNVVIHSGTIIGSGSVISDNTVLGKKPFKASTSATTEDKELKPLKIGNFVTIGANCVIYKGAILEDFVFVGDLASIREEVRIGKKTIIGRGVTIENKTRIGKYVKIETEAYITALSVVEDYCFIAPEVTFTNDNFLGRTEKRKKFFKGPIIRKGARIGANATILPGVIVEEDALVAAGSVVTKNVPAKKIVAGVPAKVLKDVPDEQLLINQTYYKK